The Geothrix oryzae DNA window TCCGAGTCGATGATGCAGCGCCACCCGCGGTCCTCATTCGGCATCCGCAGATCCACTTCCCAGCCGCCGGAAGCGCCGTTCAGGGGGATGCGCCGGGCATGAACGGCCTTGCCGCCCGTCTCCCGCTCGGCGATGGCCTTGGCTTCCCCGGCGGACTTCACGGGGCCGCCCGAATGCTTGCGGGATTTCGGGGTGCCGGCGGACAGGACAAGGACGGGGATCAGCGCCAAGGCGGCGCCGAGGGCCAGGGGGCGGAAACGCATGGGGACTCCGGAGTTTCCAGGATTCTAGCCCTGGCCCGGTGCGCGTGCAATCAGGCCTGGTAGAGCGCCGCCCCCCAGTGCAGGCCGGATCCCAGCGCGGTGAAGGCCACCTTCATGCCGGGCTGGATCCGTCCGTCCTCCTGGCACTCGTGGAAGAGGATGGGCAGGGTGGCGGCGGTGGTGTTGCCGTAGCGCTCGATGTTGTGGGGCACCCGCTCCGGCGGCAGGCCCAGGGCTTTCTGCACGCCTTCGATGATGCGGAGGTTGGCCTGGTGGACCAGCACCAGATCCAGGGACTCCACAGCCACCCCGGCCTCGGCGCAGACCTGGCGCACCGCCTGCGGCATGAGGGTCACGGCGGCCTTGAAGACCTCCTTGCCGGACATGACGGGGATGGTCTCGCCGGCCTGGATCTGCTCGAGGCTCACGAAGGGACGCCGCTTGAAGCTGACCCCCGTCATGGTGAGCACGCCCGCGCCGGTGCCATCGGTGAAGAGCCGGGTCTTCAGGAGTCCGGCGTGGCCCTCCCGGGCCTCGATCACCACCGCCCCGGCGCCATCTCCGAAGAGGACGGTGCGGTCCCGGCTGGCGGTGTTCTCGGCCTTTTCGGCAGCGGTGACTTCCCGGGTGGACTGGCCGATCAGGGTGTCCCAGCCCAGGTGCCAGGGCATGAAGGCCGTGTGCACCTCGGCGCCCACCAGGAGGATGTGGCGGTACCGGCCGCTCTGGATGAGGAGGTCGGCCAGTTCCAGGCCATAGAGGAAGCCGCTGCACTGCTGCCGGAGGTCGAAGGTGGGCAGGGTGGTGCGGAGGCCCAGCGCCGTCTGCAGCAGCGGGCCGTTGCCCGGAAGGAGGTGGTCCGGCGTCATGGTGGCGAAGATGACGGCGTCGATGTCCTCGGCGCCCAGGCCCGCCTTGGCGATGGCGGCCCGGGCGGCCAGCGCCCCGAGATCGGTGGAGCCCTGACCCGATTCCGCGTAGCGGCGCTCCTGGATGCCGCTGCGGGTGCGGATCCACTCGTCCGAGGTGTCCATGATCCCGGCCAGGGCGGCGTTGGTGACGATATGGGCGGGCAGGCCGACGCCGGTTCCGGTGATCACGCTGCGCATGAAGGCTCCTGAGGGGTGGGGCCGACAGGATATCCAGAAGCCGCAACCCCGGCGAATGCCGCGTGACGCGGGTCATCGCCCGGGTCATAGCCCAGGTTGGGATCAGGCTTCCGGAAGGCCCAGGTCCCGGAGCAACTCCGCCTGTTCGGTGGGCCGCTCCACGCGCAGGCCGTCCATCCGGAGGGTGCGGAGGCTGAGGGCGCCATCGGCGAAGCCCACCAGCACGCCATCCCGCGTCAGGCGGAAGTGGCCTGCGGGGCAGGACTCGTGGCTGGGCAGGGCCCAGGCCACCTTGACGGTGCCGCGGCCTGTTTCGAGGAAGGCGTTGGGCCAGGGGTCGGCCACGGCGCGGATCTGGTTGAAGGCCTCCTGCACGCCCATGGTGAAGGCCAGCCTGGAATCCGCGGGCTTGCGCCCTCCGAAGTAGGTGGAGGGGCCAAGGGTCTTCTGATCGAGGCGGGCAATGCTCCCGTCCACCAATCCGGGAATGGCGTCGCGCACCAAGTCCCGCCCGGCGTCCGCGGCCTTCAAGGTGAGGCTGAGGGCGGTCTCGTCCCAGTCGATGGGCAGGCGGGCCTGGGCCACGATGTGGCCGTCGTCGGGCTTGGGGGTCATGGCGTGGAGGGTGATGCCGGTTTCCGTCTCGCCCTTCACCAACACCCAGTTGAGCGGGGCCCGGCCCCGGTACTTCGGCAGGAGGCTGCCGTGCAGGTTGTAGGCGCCCAGCCGCGGCAGCTCGAGGAACCGGGCCTGGATCATCTCCCGGAAGTAGAAGCTGAACAGGAAATCGGGGTGGAGCGCGCGGATGGACTCGAAGACGCCCTCTTCATTGAAGGCCGGGGCCAGGTGGACGGGAATGCCCTGGGCCCGGGCCACGGCCGCGGGAGGCGTGAACCACAGCTCGTCGGGGCCCTGAACATAGGTGTACAGGGCCTTCACCTCGATGCCGGCCTCGAGCAGCCCCTCGAGCGCGGCGGTCCCCACACTGGAATAGGCACACACGACGGCGCTTGGATTCGGCATAATCCCTCCGAGCTCATCAGCATCTCATAACCCGTTGAATTTCCTGTCCGTAGACCTATGTTGTGCCGGGAGGTCCCTGTGCGCCTGCGAATTCTGTCCCTCCTGCTGGGAGCCGCGTTGCTGGTCGGCGGGGAGGACCCCTTCGAGGCGCCTCCGGAGCTGCAGACCTTCGCCCGCCAGCACACCATCGGCCAGATGGGGGTCTCGGCGAAGGTCTCGGCCCTGCTCAAGGCCTTCTTCGCTCCGCCGGAGGAGGGTGGACTGGGGATCGTCTACGACAATGCCTACACGCGGACGCCACTTGAGGCCTGGCGGGACCGCAAGGCGAACTGCCTCACCCTGACCGCGCTCTATGTGGCAGCCTGCCGCTCCATCGGTCTCGAGGCCCGCTACGGCGAATCGCTCCGGGTCAGCCGCTGGCGGCG harbors:
- a CDS encoding formyltransferase family protein, encoding MPNPSAVVCAYSSVGTAALEGLLEAGIEVKALYTYVQGPDELWFTPPAAVARAQGIPVHLAPAFNEEGVFESIRALHPDFLFSFYFREMIQARFLELPRLGAYNLHGSLLPKYRGRAPLNWVLVKGETETGITLHAMTPKPDDGHIVAQARLPIDWDETALSLTLKAADAGRDLVRDAIPGLVDGSIARLDQKTLGPSTYFGGRKPADSRLAFTMGVQEAFNQIRAVADPWPNAFLETGRGTVKVAWALPSHESCPAGHFRLTRDGVLVGFADGALSLRTLRMDGLRVERPTEQAELLRDLGLPEA
- a CDS encoding 3-oxoacyl-ACP synthase III family protein; this translates as MRSVITGTGVGLPAHIVTNAALAGIMDTSDEWIRTRSGIQERRYAESGQGSTDLGALAARAAIAKAGLGAEDIDAVIFATMTPDHLLPGNGPLLQTALGLRTTLPTFDLRQQCSGFLYGLELADLLIQSGRYRHILLVGAEVHTAFMPWHLGWDTLIGQSTREVTAAEKAENTASRDRTVLFGDGAGAVVIEAREGHAGLLKTRLFTDGTGAGVLTMTGVSFKRRPFVSLEQIQAGETIPVMSGKEVFKAAVTLMPQAVRQVCAEAGVAVESLDLVLVHQANLRIIEGVQKALGLPPERVPHNIERYGNTTAATLPILFHECQEDGRIQPGMKVAFTALGSGLHWGAALYQA